A window of Halovivax gelatinilyticus genomic DNA:
GTCGCCAGTTCGTCGTCGATCCAGTCCCCCTGGCCGGCCAGAATCGTCTGCGTGTCGACGCGGTCGAGCGGATTCACGACCCGGTCGTCACGCCGCTCGGACGTGATTCTTCCGGCCAGTGCGGTCGGTTCGGCCAGCCCGCACGTCACCCGATCAGGTCGTCCAGTCGATCACGGATGGCGTCGCGGTAGGTCGCGGGTTCGTAGCCCAGCCGACCGATCCAGACGTCCTGGTAGCTCGGGTGGACGATCGGGCAGAGCCAGGTCGAGAGCGCTTCGCACCGGACCGGCTCGAGGACGGCGTCGAGAAAGCCCGAGCCGGGCAGGTCGGCGAGCGAGCGGCCGTCCGCTTCGAGGACGGTTTCGGTTGCGTGTTTGCCGGTCGCGAGGACGACGGCCGGGTCGACGCGCTCGAGTTCCGTCAGGAGGTGGGTGCGACAGGCGGCGCGCTCGTCGCCGGCGGGTTCGCGAGTGATTGTTGGGTCGTCGGGGTCCGCCGGCAAGCACTTGACCGCGTTCGTATAGTAGGCGTCGTCCGCGTAGCCGACCGCGTCGAGCATCGAACGAATGCGCCGGCCCGAGTGGCGAGAGGTGTAGGCTTTGCCGGTCCAGTTGCCGCCTCGCCACCGATCGGCGTCCGGATCGCCCGCACCCGGCGCCTCGCCCACGACCACGATCGAGACGTTCTCCGGACCGGTCCCCCACGAAATCCGTTCTCGACAGTCGACGAGCTGTGGACAGCGATCGCAGCCGGGTTCGATGACGTGGCGCGACTCGGGGAACGCGGGATCCGCCGGGGACACGGTGGAGGGGAGGAGCTAGTGGGGCTTGGGGATGGCGGTTCGCGTCGGGGGAACAGTCGGTAAAGTGATCAGTGACGATAAGACGGATAGCGAGGGCGAACCAATTTGTGTTAGATCGACAGCGTCGATCGAGGTGGCATAATGGTATCGATATGGCCCGTCTCTAAGCCAAATAATCCGATCGATATTTGAATTACCAGGGCGTTCAGTGCAGTAACACAAATGGCCGACGATACCCTCCCCGACCGGGCACCGGGGTCGTACATCCCCTATGGCGCACGGCCGTACTACCTCCCCGAACCGCTTCCACCGGAGGCGGAAATCGAGGTCGATCGCGATCTCCGAGAGGCGCTCGAAGGGGCGATATACGAGCTCGGGCGACTCGAAGGTGTGAGCGAGGAAACCACCAACACCACCACCAACCCCATCGTCTATACATCCCTCGTTCGTCGGGAGGCGGTGGAGTCGGTGTTGATCGAAGGGGCCAAGATCGAACTCGAGGATCTCTTTCGTCACGAAACACTCGACAACGTCGAGGTTACGAAGGACGTCCAGGAAGGGCTGAATTACGAATCGGCGGTGATCGAGGGAGCCGGCCGAGTCGATCAAACCGGGGCGATTACGATCGAACTGCTCGACGAACTCCACGGTCAGCTCCTGCAGGGTACTCGCCACGACGGAGAGACGATCGGCGCGTTCCGACGACAACCCGTCCATCTGCCGCCGCCCGAGACGCTCGCGGATCCGTTCATTCCGCCTGCGCCGGGTCGGATCACCGAGTTGATGGACGATCTTATCGAGTACGTCCAGACCGGAGGGCCCTACCACAAACTTCTGGACGTCGGGATCGTCCACTACCAATTTGAGACGATTCACCCGTACAGCGACGGGAACGGACGCCTCGGCCGCCTCTTGATTACGCTACAGCTCATCGAGCAGGGATACCTGAGTAAACCGTACCTCTACCCGAGCGCCTACTTCAACGAGCACAAAGTCGAGTACGTCACCCGGATGCGCGCGGTCAGCGAAGAGGGTGCCTGGGAGCCGTGGCTTCGATTCTTCGTCGACGGCATTCGCCGACAGGCCGCCGACGCGGTAGAGCGAACCGACGAGCTTCGGGCGCTGCGCCGAACGTACGAAGCGAAATATGGTCACGAGAAGACCGCTGCCGACCGCCTCGCGATGCGGCTGTTCCAGCACCCCTACGTCACGACGAACGAGGTAGCGGAGTTCCTCGACGTCACGTCCCAGACGGCCCGAAACGCGATCACCGAACTGGAAGCACAAGATGTTCTCGAAGAGACCACTGGCAAGCAACGCTATCAAGAGTTTAAAGCCGTCGACATCTTCGAGATTCTAACTCGGTCGTTCGAGTGATCGAATCGACGCGGCG
This region includes:
- a CDS encoding uracil-DNA glycosylase, which codes for MSPADPAFPESRHVIEPGCDRCPQLVDCRERISWGTGPENVSIVVVGEAPGAGDPDADRWRGGNWTGKAYTSRHSGRRIRSMLDAVGYADDAYYTNAVKCLPADPDDPTITREPAGDERAACRTHLLTELERVDPAVVLATGKHATETVLEADGRSLADLPGSGFLDAVLEPVRCEALSTWLCPIVHPSYQDVWIGRLGYEPATYRDAIRDRLDDLIG
- a CDS encoding Fic family protein — its product is MADDTLPDRAPGSYIPYGARPYYLPEPLPPEAEIEVDRDLREALEGAIYELGRLEGVSEETTNTTTNPIVYTSLVRREAVESVLIEGAKIELEDLFRHETLDNVEVTKDVQEGLNYESAVIEGAGRVDQTGAITIELLDELHGQLLQGTRHDGETIGAFRRQPVHLPPPETLADPFIPPAPGRITELMDDLIEYVQTGGPYHKLLDVGIVHYQFETIHPYSDGNGRLGRLLITLQLIEQGYLSKPYLYPSAYFNEHKVEYVTRMRAVSEEGAWEPWLRFFVDGIRRQAADAVERTDELRALRRTYEAKYGHEKTAADRLAMRLFQHPYVTTNEVAEFLDVTSQTARNAITELEAQDVLEETTGKQRYQEFKAVDIFEILTRSFE